From Diceros bicornis minor isolate mBicDic1 chromosome 16, mDicBic1.mat.cur, whole genome shotgun sequence, one genomic window encodes:
- the MBD1 gene encoding methyl-CpG-binding domain protein 1 isoform X12, with product MAEDWLDCPALGPGWKRREVFRKSGATCGRSDTYYQSPTGDRIRSKVELTRYLGPACDLTLFDFKQGVLCYPTPKAHSLAVPSKKQKKPSRPAKARKRQVGPQRSEVRKEAPGDETKADTDTAPASLPAPECCENCGISFSGDGIRRQRLKTLCKDCRAQRIAFNREQRMFKLPQDVASGLFCKCERRRCLRIVERSRGCGVCRGCQTREDCGRCRVCLRPPRPGLRRQWKCIQRRCLRHLAHRLRCHHQRCQRRPPLAVAPPAGKHGRRRGGCDSKMAAKRRPQTQPLPPPPPSQPQESPELHPRALVPSPPAEFIYYCVDEDELQPYTNRRQNRKCGACAACLRRMDCGHCDFCCDKPKFGGSNQKRQKCRWRQCLQFAMKRLLPSVRAGSEDGAGLPPPYPRRKRPSSTRRPRLKPPLATPTARPDRAKTPMKQEAGSGFVLPPPGTDLVFLREGASSPVQVPGPAPASREAVLQEAQCPGLSWVVALPQVKQEKADAQEDWTPGTAVLTSPVLLPGCPSKAVDPGLPSVKQEPPDPEEDKGKESKDDSASDSAPEEEAGGAGTPVITEIFSLGGTRLRDTAVWLPRCAPHSESLQGRQSGREDGHKVWETKDILAPTSTSWNPRGWPGTHVSLSPPPTSMMWVSCRRSWCPSSQS from the exons ATGGCTGAAGACTGGCTGGACTGCCCAGCCCTGGGCCCCGGCTGGAAGCGCCGTGAGGTCTTTCGCAAGTCAGGTGCCACCTGTGGACGCTCAGACACCTATTACCAGAG ccctacAGGAGACAGGATCCGAAGCAAAGTTGAGCTGACCCGATACCTGGGTCCTGCGTGTGACCTCACCCTCTTCGACTTCAAACAAGGCGTCCTGTGCTATCCAACTCCCAAG GCCCATTCCTTGGCTGTCCCCAGCAAGAAGCAGAAGAAGCCTTCAAGGCCAGCCAAGGCTCGGAAACGTCAGGTTGGACCTCAGAGGAGTGAGGTCAGGAAGGAGGCCCCAGGGGATGAGACCAAGGCTGACACTGACACAGCTCCAGCTTCGCTCCCTGCACCCGA GTGCTGTGAGAACTGTGGAATTAGCTTCTCAGGGGATGGTATCCGAAGGCAGCGGCTCAAGACGTTGTGCAAGGACTGCCGAG cgcAGAGAATTGCCTTCAACCGGGAGCAGAGGATGTTTAAG CTGCCCCAAGACGTGGCCTCGGGGCTGTTCTGCAAGTGTGAGCGGAGACGGTGCCTCCGAATTGTGGAAAGG AGCCGAGGATGTGGAGTGTGCCGGGGCTGTCAAACTCGAGAGGACTGTGGCCGTTGCCGAGTTTGCCTTCGCCCTCCCCGCCCTGGTCTCAGGCGCCAGTGGAAGTGCATCCAGCGGCGCTGCCTACGG CACCTTGCCCATCGCCTCCGTTGCCACCATCAGCGATGTCAACGACGCCCTCCCCTAGCTGTGGCTCCCCCTGCT GGTAAACATGGCCGCCGCAGGGGAGGCTGCGACTCCAAGATGGCTGCCAAGCGGCGTCCCCAAACCCAGCCACTGCCTCCACCTCCCCCATCTCAGCCTCAAGAATCCCCAGAGCTG CACCCCAGAGCCCTGGTCCCCTCGCCACCTGCCGAGTTCATCTATTACTGTGTAGACGAGGACGAGCTA CAGCCTTACACGAATCGCCGGCAAAACCGCAAGTGTGGGGCCTGTGCAGCCTGCCTGCGGCGGATGGACTGTGGCCACTGTGACTTCTGCTGTGACAAGCCCAAATTTGGGGGCAGCAATCAGAAGCGCCAAAAGTGTCGTTGGCGCCAGTGCCTGCAGTTTGCCATG AAGCGGCTGCTGCCAAGTGTCCGGGCAGGGTCTGAGGATGGGGCAGGGTTGCCTCCACCTTACCCTCGTCGAAAGAGGCCTAGCTCTACACGACGGCCCCGTCTGAAGCCCCCCTTGGCCACGCCGACAGCCCGACCAGACCGTGCCAAGACTCCAATGAAGCAGGAAGCAGGCAGTGGCTTTGTACTGCCCCCACCTGGCACCGACCTTGTGTTCTTACGGGAGGGTGCAAGCAGTCCTGTGCAGGTGCCTGGCCCTGCCCCAGCTTCCAGAGAAGCCGTATTGCAG GAGGCCCAGTGCCCTGGCCTGAGTTGGGTTGTGGCCTTACCCCAGGTGAAGCAAGAGAAGGCGGATGCCCAGGAAGACTGGACACCGGGCACAGCCGTCCTGACTTCTCCTGTATTGCTGCCTGGCTGCCCCAGCAAG GCAGTAGACCCAGGCCTGCCATCTGTGAAGCAAGAGCCACCCGACCCTGAGGAGGACAAGGGAAAGGAGAGCAAGGATGACTCCGCCTCTGACTCAGccccagaggaggaggcaggaggggctggCACACCCGTG ATCACGGAGATTTTCAGCCTGGGTGGAACCCGCCTTCGGGACACAGCAGTCTGGTTGCCAAGGTGTGCCCCGCACAGTGagag TCTGCAGGGCAGGCAATCGGGAAGGGAAGATGGACATAAAGTGTGGGAGACCAAGGACATATTGGCGCCCACGAGCACGAGCTGGAACCCACGAGGATGGCCTGGAACCCATGTCAGTCTCTCACCACCTCCAACTTCGATGATGTGGGTGTCCTGCAGAAGAAGCTGGTGCCCTTCATCACAGAGTTAA
- the MBD1 gene encoding methyl-CpG-binding domain protein 1 isoform X16 has translation MAEDWLDCPALGPGWKRREVFRKSGATCGRSDTYYQSPTGDRIRSKVELTRYLGPACDLTLFDFKQGVLCYPTPKAHSLAVPSKKQKKPSRPAKARKRQVGPQRSEVRKEAPGDETKADTDTAPASLPAPECCENCGISFSGDGIRRQRLKTLCKDCRAQRIAFNREQRMFKRVGCGECAACQVTEDCGACSTCLLQLPQDVASGLFCKCERRRCLRIVERSRGCGVCRGCQTREDCGRCRVCLRPPRPGLRRQWKCIQRRCLRGKHGRRRGGCDSKMAAKRRPQTQPLPPPPPSQPQESPELHPRALVPSPPAEFIYYCVDEDELPYTNRRQNRKCGACAACLRRMDCGHCDFCCDKPKFGGSNQKRQKCRWRQCLQFAMKRLLPSVRAGSEDGAGLPPPYPRRKRPSSTRRPRLKPPLATPTARPDRAKTPMKQEAGSGFVLPPPGTDLVFLREGASSPVQVPGPAPASREAVLQEAQCPGLSWVVALPQVKQEKADAQEDWTPGTAVLTSPVLLPGCPSKAVDPGLPSVKQEPPDPEEDKGKESKDDSASDSAPEEEAGGAGTPVITEIFSLGGTRLRDTAVWLPSLQGRQSGREDGHKVWETKDILAPTSTSWNPRGWPGTHVSLSPPPTSMMWVSCRRSWCPSSQS, from the exons ATGGCTGAAGACTGGCTGGACTGCCCAGCCCTGGGCCCCGGCTGGAAGCGCCGTGAGGTCTTTCGCAAGTCAGGTGCCACCTGTGGACGCTCAGACACCTATTACCAGAG ccctacAGGAGACAGGATCCGAAGCAAAGTTGAGCTGACCCGATACCTGGGTCCTGCGTGTGACCTCACCCTCTTCGACTTCAAACAAGGCGTCCTGTGCTATCCAACTCCCAAG GCCCATTCCTTGGCTGTCCCCAGCAAGAAGCAGAAGAAGCCTTCAAGGCCAGCCAAGGCTCGGAAACGTCAGGTTGGACCTCAGAGGAGTGAGGTCAGGAAGGAGGCCCCAGGGGATGAGACCAAGGCTGACACTGACACAGCTCCAGCTTCGCTCCCTGCACCCGA GTGCTGTGAGAACTGTGGAATTAGCTTCTCAGGGGATGGTATCCGAAGGCAGCGGCTCAAGACGTTGTGCAAGGACTGCCGAG cgcAGAGAATTGCCTTCAACCGGGAGCAGAGGATGTTTAAG CGAGTGGGCTGTGGGGAGTGTGCAGCCTGCCAGGTAACCGAGGACTGCGGGGCCTGCTCCACCTGCCTTCTGCAGCTGCCCCAAGACGTGGCCTCGGGGCTGTTCTGCAAGTGTGAGCGGAGACGGTGCCTCCGAATTGTGGAAAGG AGCCGAGGATGTGGAGTGTGCCGGGGCTGTCAAACTCGAGAGGACTGTGGCCGTTGCCGAGTTTGCCTTCGCCCTCCCCGCCCTGGTCTCAGGCGCCAGTGGAAGTGCATCCAGCGGCGCTGCCTACGG GGTAAACATGGCCGCCGCAGGGGAGGCTGCGACTCCAAGATGGCTGCCAAGCGGCGTCCCCAAACCCAGCCACTGCCTCCACCTCCCCCATCTCAGCCTCAAGAATCCCCAGAGCTG CACCCCAGAGCCCTGGTCCCCTCGCCACCTGCCGAGTTCATCTATTACTGTGTAGACGAGGACGAGCTA CCTTACACGAATCGCCGGCAAAACCGCAAGTGTGGGGCCTGTGCAGCCTGCCTGCGGCGGATGGACTGTGGCCACTGTGACTTCTGCTGTGACAAGCCCAAATTTGGGGGCAGCAATCAGAAGCGCCAAAAGTGTCGTTGGCGCCAGTGCCTGCAGTTTGCCATG AAGCGGCTGCTGCCAAGTGTCCGGGCAGGGTCTGAGGATGGGGCAGGGTTGCCTCCACCTTACCCTCGTCGAAAGAGGCCTAGCTCTACACGACGGCCCCGTCTGAAGCCCCCCTTGGCCACGCCGACAGCCCGACCAGACCGTGCCAAGACTCCAATGAAGCAGGAAGCAGGCAGTGGCTTTGTACTGCCCCCACCTGGCACCGACCTTGTGTTCTTACGGGAGGGTGCAAGCAGTCCTGTGCAGGTGCCTGGCCCTGCCCCAGCTTCCAGAGAAGCCGTATTGCAG GAGGCCCAGTGCCCTGGCCTGAGTTGGGTTGTGGCCTTACCCCAGGTGAAGCAAGAGAAGGCGGATGCCCAGGAAGACTGGACACCGGGCACAGCCGTCCTGACTTCTCCTGTATTGCTGCCTGGCTGCCCCAGCAAG GCAGTAGACCCAGGCCTGCCATCTGTGAAGCAAGAGCCACCCGACCCTGAGGAGGACAAGGGAAAGGAGAGCAAGGATGACTCCGCCTCTGACTCAGccccagaggaggaggcaggaggggctggCACACCCGTG ATCACGGAGATTTTCAGCCTGGGTGGAACCCGCCTTCGGGACACAGCAGTCTGGTTGCCAAG TCTGCAGGGCAGGCAATCGGGAAGGGAAGATGGACATAAAGTGTGGGAGACCAAGGACATATTGGCGCCCACGAGCACGAGCTGGAACCCACGAGGATGGCCTGGAACCCATGTCAGTCTCTCACCACCTCCAACTTCGATGATGTGGGTGTCCTGCAGAAGAAGCTGGTGCCCTTCATCACAGAGTTAA
- the MBD1 gene encoding methyl-CpG-binding domain protein 1 isoform X3 → MAEDWLDCPALGPGWKRREVFRKSGATCGRSDTYYQSPTGDRIRSKVELTRYLGPACDLTLFDFKQGVLCYPTPKAHSLAVPSKKQKKPSRPAKARKRQVGPQRSEVRKEAPGDETKADTDTAPASLPAPECCENCGISFSGDGIRRQRLKTLCKDCRAQRIAFNREQRMFKRVGCGECAACQVTEDCGACSTCLLQLPQDVASGLFCKCERRRCLRIVERSRGCGVCRGCQTREDCGRCRVCLRPPRPGLRRQWKCIQRRCLRHLAHRLRCHHQRCQRRPPLAVAPPAGKHGRRRGGCDSKMAAKRRPQTQPLPPPPPSQPQESPELHPRALVPSPPAEFIYYCVDEDELQPYTNRRQNRKCGACAACLRRMDCGHCDFCCDKPKFGGSNQKRQKCRWRQCLQFAMRLLPSVRAGSEDGAGLPPPYPRRKRPSSTRRPRLKPPLATPTARPDRAKTPMKQEAGSGFVLPPPGTDLVFLREGASSPVQVPGPAPASREAVLQEAQCPGLSWVVALPQVKQEKADAQEDWTPGTAVLTSPVLLPGCPSKAVDPGLPSVKQEPPDPEEDKGKESKDDSASDSAPEEEAGGAGTPVITEIFSLGGTRLRDTAVWLPRCAPHSESLQGRQSGREDGHKVWETKDILAPTSTSWNPRGWPGTHVSLSPPPTSMMWVSCRRSWCPSSQS, encoded by the exons ATGGCTGAAGACTGGCTGGACTGCCCAGCCCTGGGCCCCGGCTGGAAGCGCCGTGAGGTCTTTCGCAAGTCAGGTGCCACCTGTGGACGCTCAGACACCTATTACCAGAG ccctacAGGAGACAGGATCCGAAGCAAAGTTGAGCTGACCCGATACCTGGGTCCTGCGTGTGACCTCACCCTCTTCGACTTCAAACAAGGCGTCCTGTGCTATCCAACTCCCAAG GCCCATTCCTTGGCTGTCCCCAGCAAGAAGCAGAAGAAGCCTTCAAGGCCAGCCAAGGCTCGGAAACGTCAGGTTGGACCTCAGAGGAGTGAGGTCAGGAAGGAGGCCCCAGGGGATGAGACCAAGGCTGACACTGACACAGCTCCAGCTTCGCTCCCTGCACCCGA GTGCTGTGAGAACTGTGGAATTAGCTTCTCAGGGGATGGTATCCGAAGGCAGCGGCTCAAGACGTTGTGCAAGGACTGCCGAG cgcAGAGAATTGCCTTCAACCGGGAGCAGAGGATGTTTAAG CGAGTGGGCTGTGGGGAGTGTGCAGCCTGCCAGGTAACCGAGGACTGCGGGGCCTGCTCCACCTGCCTTCTGCAGCTGCCCCAAGACGTGGCCTCGGGGCTGTTCTGCAAGTGTGAGCGGAGACGGTGCCTCCGAATTGTGGAAAGG AGCCGAGGATGTGGAGTGTGCCGGGGCTGTCAAACTCGAGAGGACTGTGGCCGTTGCCGAGTTTGCCTTCGCCCTCCCCGCCCTGGTCTCAGGCGCCAGTGGAAGTGCATCCAGCGGCGCTGCCTACGG CACCTTGCCCATCGCCTCCGTTGCCACCATCAGCGATGTCAACGACGCCCTCCCCTAGCTGTGGCTCCCCCTGCT GGTAAACATGGCCGCCGCAGGGGAGGCTGCGACTCCAAGATGGCTGCCAAGCGGCGTCCCCAAACCCAGCCACTGCCTCCACCTCCCCCATCTCAGCCTCAAGAATCCCCAGAGCTG CACCCCAGAGCCCTGGTCCCCTCGCCACCTGCCGAGTTCATCTATTACTGTGTAGACGAGGACGAGCTA CAGCCTTACACGAATCGCCGGCAAAACCGCAAGTGTGGGGCCTGTGCAGCCTGCCTGCGGCGGATGGACTGTGGCCACTGTGACTTCTGCTGTGACAAGCCCAAATTTGGGGGCAGCAATCAGAAGCGCCAAAAGTGTCGTTGGCGCCAGTGCCTGCAGTTTGCCATG CGGCTGCTGCCAAGTGTCCGGGCAGGGTCTGAGGATGGGGCAGGGTTGCCTCCACCTTACCCTCGTCGAAAGAGGCCTAGCTCTACACGACGGCCCCGTCTGAAGCCCCCCTTGGCCACGCCGACAGCCCGACCAGACCGTGCCAAGACTCCAATGAAGCAGGAAGCAGGCAGTGGCTTTGTACTGCCCCCACCTGGCACCGACCTTGTGTTCTTACGGGAGGGTGCAAGCAGTCCTGTGCAGGTGCCTGGCCCTGCCCCAGCTTCCAGAGAAGCCGTATTGCAG GAGGCCCAGTGCCCTGGCCTGAGTTGGGTTGTGGCCTTACCCCAGGTGAAGCAAGAGAAGGCGGATGCCCAGGAAGACTGGACACCGGGCACAGCCGTCCTGACTTCTCCTGTATTGCTGCCTGGCTGCCCCAGCAAG GCAGTAGACCCAGGCCTGCCATCTGTGAAGCAAGAGCCACCCGACCCTGAGGAGGACAAGGGAAAGGAGAGCAAGGATGACTCCGCCTCTGACTCAGccccagaggaggaggcaggaggggctggCACACCCGTG ATCACGGAGATTTTCAGCCTGGGTGGAACCCGCCTTCGGGACACAGCAGTCTGGTTGCCAAGGTGTGCCCCGCACAGTGagag TCTGCAGGGCAGGCAATCGGGAAGGGAAGATGGACATAAAGTGTGGGAGACCAAGGACATATTGGCGCCCACGAGCACGAGCTGGAACCCACGAGGATGGCCTGGAACCCATGTCAGTCTCTCACCACCTCCAACTTCGATGATGTGGGTGTCCTGCAGAAGAAGCTGGTGCCCTTCATCACAGAGTTAA
- the MBD1 gene encoding methyl-CpG-binding domain protein 1 isoform X22, translating to MAEDWLDCPALGPGWKRREVFRKSGATCGRSDTYYQSPTGDRIRSKVELTRYLGPACDLTLFDFKQGVLCYPTPKAHSLAVPSKKQKKPSRPAKARKRQVGPQRSEVRKEAPGDETKADTDTAPASLPAPECCENCGISFSGDGIRRQRLKTLCKDCRAQRIAFNREQRMFKRVGCGECAACQVTEDCGACSTCLLQLPQDVASGLFCKCERRRCLRIVERSRGCGVCRGCQTREDCGRCRVCLRPPRPGLRRQWKCIQRRCLRGKHGRRRGGCDSKMAAKRRPQTQPLPPPPPSQPQESPELHPRALVPSPPAEFIYYCVDEDELQPYTNRRQNRKCGACAACLRRMDCGHCDFCCDKPKFGGSNQKRQKCRWRQCLQFAMKRLLPSVRAGSEDGAGLPPPYPRRKRPSSTRRPRLKPPLATPTARPDRAKTPMKQEAGSGFVLPPPGTDLVFLREGASSPVQVPGPAPASREAVLQVKQEKADAQEDWTPGTAVLTSPVLLPGCPSKAVDPGLPSVKQEPPDPEEDKGKESKDDSASDSAPEEEAGGAGTPVITEIFSLGGTRLRDTAVWLPSLQGRQSGREDGHKVWETKDILAPTSTSWNPRGWPGTHVSLSPPPTSMMWVSCRRSWCPSSQS from the exons ATGGCTGAAGACTGGCTGGACTGCCCAGCCCTGGGCCCCGGCTGGAAGCGCCGTGAGGTCTTTCGCAAGTCAGGTGCCACCTGTGGACGCTCAGACACCTATTACCAGAG ccctacAGGAGACAGGATCCGAAGCAAAGTTGAGCTGACCCGATACCTGGGTCCTGCGTGTGACCTCACCCTCTTCGACTTCAAACAAGGCGTCCTGTGCTATCCAACTCCCAAG GCCCATTCCTTGGCTGTCCCCAGCAAGAAGCAGAAGAAGCCTTCAAGGCCAGCCAAGGCTCGGAAACGTCAGGTTGGACCTCAGAGGAGTGAGGTCAGGAAGGAGGCCCCAGGGGATGAGACCAAGGCTGACACTGACACAGCTCCAGCTTCGCTCCCTGCACCCGA GTGCTGTGAGAACTGTGGAATTAGCTTCTCAGGGGATGGTATCCGAAGGCAGCGGCTCAAGACGTTGTGCAAGGACTGCCGAG cgcAGAGAATTGCCTTCAACCGGGAGCAGAGGATGTTTAAG CGAGTGGGCTGTGGGGAGTGTGCAGCCTGCCAGGTAACCGAGGACTGCGGGGCCTGCTCCACCTGCCTTCTGCAGCTGCCCCAAGACGTGGCCTCGGGGCTGTTCTGCAAGTGTGAGCGGAGACGGTGCCTCCGAATTGTGGAAAGG AGCCGAGGATGTGGAGTGTGCCGGGGCTGTCAAACTCGAGAGGACTGTGGCCGTTGCCGAGTTTGCCTTCGCCCTCCCCGCCCTGGTCTCAGGCGCCAGTGGAAGTGCATCCAGCGGCGCTGCCTACGG GGTAAACATGGCCGCCGCAGGGGAGGCTGCGACTCCAAGATGGCTGCCAAGCGGCGTCCCCAAACCCAGCCACTGCCTCCACCTCCCCCATCTCAGCCTCAAGAATCCCCAGAGCTG CACCCCAGAGCCCTGGTCCCCTCGCCACCTGCCGAGTTCATCTATTACTGTGTAGACGAGGACGAGCTA CAGCCTTACACGAATCGCCGGCAAAACCGCAAGTGTGGGGCCTGTGCAGCCTGCCTGCGGCGGATGGACTGTGGCCACTGTGACTTCTGCTGTGACAAGCCCAAATTTGGGGGCAGCAATCAGAAGCGCCAAAAGTGTCGTTGGCGCCAGTGCCTGCAGTTTGCCATG AAGCGGCTGCTGCCAAGTGTCCGGGCAGGGTCTGAGGATGGGGCAGGGTTGCCTCCACCTTACCCTCGTCGAAAGAGGCCTAGCTCTACACGACGGCCCCGTCTGAAGCCCCCCTTGGCCACGCCGACAGCCCGACCAGACCGTGCCAAGACTCCAATGAAGCAGGAAGCAGGCAGTGGCTTTGTACTGCCCCCACCTGGCACCGACCTTGTGTTCTTACGGGAGGGTGCAAGCAGTCCTGTGCAGGTGCCTGGCCCTGCCCCAGCTTCCAGAGAAGCCGTATTGCAG GTGAAGCAAGAGAAGGCGGATGCCCAGGAAGACTGGACACCGGGCACAGCCGTCCTGACTTCTCCTGTATTGCTGCCTGGCTGCCCCAGCAAG GCAGTAGACCCAGGCCTGCCATCTGTGAAGCAAGAGCCACCCGACCCTGAGGAGGACAAGGGAAAGGAGAGCAAGGATGACTCCGCCTCTGACTCAGccccagaggaggaggcaggaggggctggCACACCCGTG ATCACGGAGATTTTCAGCCTGGGTGGAACCCGCCTTCGGGACACAGCAGTCTGGTTGCCAAG TCTGCAGGGCAGGCAATCGGGAAGGGAAGATGGACATAAAGTGTGGGAGACCAAGGACATATTGGCGCCCACGAGCACGAGCTGGAACCCACGAGGATGGCCTGGAACCCATGTCAGTCTCTCACCACCTCCAACTTCGATGATGTGGGTGTCCTGCAGAAGAAGCTGGTGCCCTTCATCACAGAGTTAA
- the MBD1 gene encoding methyl-CpG-binding domain protein 1 isoform X11 yields MAEDWLDCPALGPGWKRREVFRKSGATCGRSDTYYQSPTGDRIRSKVELTRYLGPACDLTLFDFKQGVLCYPTPKAHSLAVPSKKQKKPSRPAKARKRQVGPQRSEVRKEAPGDETKADTDTAPASLPAPECCENCGISFSGDGIRRQRLKTLCKDCRAQRIAFNREQRMFKRVGCGECAACQVTEDCGACSTCLLQLPQDVASGLFCKCERRRCLRIVERSRGCGVCRGCQTREDCGRCRVCLRPPRPGLRRQWKCIQRRCLRGKHGRRRGGCDSKMAAKRRPQTQPLPPPPPSQPQESPELHPRALVPSPPAEFIYYCVDEDELQPYTNRRQNRKCGACAACLRRMDCGHCDFCCDKPKFGGSNQKRQKCRWRQCLQFAMKRLLPSVRAGSEDGAGLPPPYPRRKRPSSTRRPRLKPPLATPTARPDRAKTPMKQEAGSGFVLPPPGTDLVFLREGASSPVQVPGPAPASREAVLQEAQCPGLSWVVALPQVKQEKADAQEDWTPGTAVLTSPVLLPGCPSKAVDPGLPSVKQEPPDPEEDKGKESKDDSASDSAPEEEAGGAGTPVITEIFSLGGTRLRDTAVWLPRCAPHSESLQGRQSGREDGHKVWETKDILAPTSTSWNPRGWPGTHVSLSPPPTSMMWVSCRRSWCPSSQS; encoded by the exons ATGGCTGAAGACTGGCTGGACTGCCCAGCCCTGGGCCCCGGCTGGAAGCGCCGTGAGGTCTTTCGCAAGTCAGGTGCCACCTGTGGACGCTCAGACACCTATTACCAGAG ccctacAGGAGACAGGATCCGAAGCAAAGTTGAGCTGACCCGATACCTGGGTCCTGCGTGTGACCTCACCCTCTTCGACTTCAAACAAGGCGTCCTGTGCTATCCAACTCCCAAG GCCCATTCCTTGGCTGTCCCCAGCAAGAAGCAGAAGAAGCCTTCAAGGCCAGCCAAGGCTCGGAAACGTCAGGTTGGACCTCAGAGGAGTGAGGTCAGGAAGGAGGCCCCAGGGGATGAGACCAAGGCTGACACTGACACAGCTCCAGCTTCGCTCCCTGCACCCGA GTGCTGTGAGAACTGTGGAATTAGCTTCTCAGGGGATGGTATCCGAAGGCAGCGGCTCAAGACGTTGTGCAAGGACTGCCGAG cgcAGAGAATTGCCTTCAACCGGGAGCAGAGGATGTTTAAG CGAGTGGGCTGTGGGGAGTGTGCAGCCTGCCAGGTAACCGAGGACTGCGGGGCCTGCTCCACCTGCCTTCTGCAGCTGCCCCAAGACGTGGCCTCGGGGCTGTTCTGCAAGTGTGAGCGGAGACGGTGCCTCCGAATTGTGGAAAGG AGCCGAGGATGTGGAGTGTGCCGGGGCTGTCAAACTCGAGAGGACTGTGGCCGTTGCCGAGTTTGCCTTCGCCCTCCCCGCCCTGGTCTCAGGCGCCAGTGGAAGTGCATCCAGCGGCGCTGCCTACGG GGTAAACATGGCCGCCGCAGGGGAGGCTGCGACTCCAAGATGGCTGCCAAGCGGCGTCCCCAAACCCAGCCACTGCCTCCACCTCCCCCATCTCAGCCTCAAGAATCCCCAGAGCTG CACCCCAGAGCCCTGGTCCCCTCGCCACCTGCCGAGTTCATCTATTACTGTGTAGACGAGGACGAGCTA CAGCCTTACACGAATCGCCGGCAAAACCGCAAGTGTGGGGCCTGTGCAGCCTGCCTGCGGCGGATGGACTGTGGCCACTGTGACTTCTGCTGTGACAAGCCCAAATTTGGGGGCAGCAATCAGAAGCGCCAAAAGTGTCGTTGGCGCCAGTGCCTGCAGTTTGCCATG AAGCGGCTGCTGCCAAGTGTCCGGGCAGGGTCTGAGGATGGGGCAGGGTTGCCTCCACCTTACCCTCGTCGAAAGAGGCCTAGCTCTACACGACGGCCCCGTCTGAAGCCCCCCTTGGCCACGCCGACAGCCCGACCAGACCGTGCCAAGACTCCAATGAAGCAGGAAGCAGGCAGTGGCTTTGTACTGCCCCCACCTGGCACCGACCTTGTGTTCTTACGGGAGGGTGCAAGCAGTCCTGTGCAGGTGCCTGGCCCTGCCCCAGCTTCCAGAGAAGCCGTATTGCAG GAGGCCCAGTGCCCTGGCCTGAGTTGGGTTGTGGCCTTACCCCAGGTGAAGCAAGAGAAGGCGGATGCCCAGGAAGACTGGACACCGGGCACAGCCGTCCTGACTTCTCCTGTATTGCTGCCTGGCTGCCCCAGCAAG GCAGTAGACCCAGGCCTGCCATCTGTGAAGCAAGAGCCACCCGACCCTGAGGAGGACAAGGGAAAGGAGAGCAAGGATGACTCCGCCTCTGACTCAGccccagaggaggaggcaggaggggctggCACACCCGTG ATCACGGAGATTTTCAGCCTGGGTGGAACCCGCCTTCGGGACACAGCAGTCTGGTTGCCAAGGTGTGCCCCGCACAGTGagag TCTGCAGGGCAGGCAATCGGGAAGGGAAGATGGACATAAAGTGTGGGAGACCAAGGACATATTGGCGCCCACGAGCACGAGCTGGAACCCACGAGGATGGCCTGGAACCCATGTCAGTCTCTCACCACCTCCAACTTCGATGATGTGGGTGTCCTGCAGAAGAAGCTGGTGCCCTTCATCACAGAGTTAA